The genomic segment CAATGTTTGGTCTTGGTTCGTGTCTTTGGGTAGCGTGTATCGGGGATTTTTGCAACCTggctagtattttttttttttttttattttgaaaacgaGCACAATGCTAAGGTTTTTAAGACAGCAACCGTATAATCTGATTTCAAATTCACTGTGCCATCCAGGGGAAGAATTAGCCTGTTATAGAGTTCACTTCCATGGACCTTCCAATCAAAGAATTAGTTTTATTACTTGGCACTTCTGGTTCCCAAGAGAAAAATTCTGCACTACTAATGGAAAGAGAGGaatttattcataattttattaagaaaaagaacttcaattaacaaataaaaaaataatctcaaatgaCATACATAGAGAACAACATATTCAAGGCATTGCCAACCTATTATTGTGTACCATTGCCAGATGATTTTGTATAACCTTTACAAGACAAAATTCAAGCCCAAACTATACTAGTATTAGGGTAAAAAGCCAATATGAAGGGAAAAAACATATACTACTATAATTCCATCACATGCATGACAACATGAAGCAAAACCAAAATCATTAAATCCATACTCATTTAGCAATCTCATCGTCACTTAGCACATCGTCAGTGTCATGAAAACTCATCCTCGCAGATGCCTGCTTTGCCCACTTCACAATCTTCTCTGCCTCTTTACTCATCTTCTCTTGCTCTTTCATTGCCTTCTTTAGTCTTTTCTGCTGCTCTTTCACTGAAAAGGTACTCAAATCAGACAAGTACTCATCAAGATTATTGCTTTCCCAGTCAAGACCCAAACTTTCCTTGCTTTGCTTCTTTTTAGGAGAACACCAAAAGCAGCCAACTTTTCTAGGAGGAGAAGGTGAATCCATGAGTGAATTTGATGAATTGGAAGAcccaaattttgattttgatttcataCTCATTTTCCTCTCCGGTTTCTGTTTGGATGGTGAGAAAATCACATCTTCCACCCATGAGTTAGAATGATCAGACCCGTGTAAAGACTTCTTCTTTAAACCCCCTTTCCCATCTGAGTTTTCTTTCTTCGGAGAAAAAATCTCTTCTTCCATTGACGATTTTGAAGGAGGAGAAGAAACAGAGccacttttcatttccttttctaaaCCCGATTTCCATTGTGGGTTTTCTTTGTTGTccaaaaaaacttcattttgccCCTTCAAAGATCCCATTTTCTCACCTGGGTTTTGCTCCTCACTTGAAAAGTTTTCTCCTTTTTCAGAATCAGAAAAGGACCCATCATCATCTTTTTTACCCTTCACTGAGATGATGTTCATATCAGTGTTAGACCTTGAGAGAGATTTATTGGTAGTTGGGGTTTTAGATTTAGTGGGAGGGAAGGATTTGAGTTTGTGAAAACGGGTTTCTAAATCAGCAGGAAGGACCGAGTCGGTGAAACCAGAACAGTTGATTTTAGAAACTTGTTCAAGGACACAGAGTTCCTGTGTTTGAGATACAAGTTCGTCTACCGCCGAGTCATCTGTGTCTGATAGGAAGCCAAAATCTGCCATTTTTCGAGAGAGAATTGTGAGATTGCACAGGTAACTCTTTGTGTATCTTTCTTTTGTGTGCTACTTAGGAGAGGAACAGGAGGGGCTGTCCTCCTTGTGGTGACTCGGATTGTGGGAGCTTCTTCTAGTAACGGCTAGCTCATGCTTTCGGCATTTTGTTCGAGTTTTCAATCGTGGGGCCGGTTCTCTTCCTGGGGCCATACGCGttcatatatgtatatataaattagttttgagaaacaaattaattattttaaaaaaatatttagttttttttttatcaatattactATGCTTAatgtaatatattataatactaaTTGTGCCATGGAAGAAGAAATACTATGATACCAAGACTTTttataccaataaaaaaatcgaaATGGCTCGGATACTTTATTGAAAACTTTGCTTTGGAATTTAATTATCACAGCTCATTCCCATTACCTTTGGGACTTtgagtttttctcttttctatatCAAGAGGATTTCTTCATTGTCGAGAAGATCTCCTGATGTAGCTGGGTTCTCACACAGTGTTCTAAATCAGACTATGACAGATGTCTTGTCAAATATTTGTGTACTAATTAGAGAAGACATGCTCATGTCAAGCTATGATAGTGATCAGATcatacttgatttatttttaaagtgattcTACAACCAGCTATCTTATAAAAAGGATTTTATTACCTGTTGGATCCTTCGATGTCTCAGATTTAGTATTGTTTGaggttatttttgttatttttttaagattttttttttacatttatagtttatttttggattttaaattattttccattatattttagaactctaattttgttttttggtctaaattattgtttctatcctataaaaaaacactgtaaAGCTATTCAAAAAGTAAATTTGAACATATTGATATtttactctttcttttttttggtgtttgttgaTATCTTGTTGTAATTCCGCCCCCATCATCTCAATCCTCAAACTAGTCGTATTAATTAGTTGTGATTAAGAAATTTAATGGAGTATATGCCTAATCAAAGCCTGTGGTCCttggagagggggggggggggggggtggagAAGAGGCTTGACACAACCTAACACGCAACATCTCTTGTATGCAAAGAAACTATATAGAATGGTATTAGATAGGTGGCTTTCGTTCTATGGacttgatcaaatttaaaaaaaaaatgtccaagcaatgataatatttttaaaggaaTAAGAAAAATCCGGGATATTGATTCAAATAAGTTTTataatcttgattaatttaataatatatataactctaaaaaaaaaccaattattttaaaaaatgaatgtttgttcaatattataaaaaaaatactctttaaatattttaaaaagtattaaaaatcttatttgatGACAAAGAGAAAAACTCAATGATAATAAGTTAACCtcatagagagaaaaaataaaagaaatttgaagtttaatAACTAGGAAAGCAAATGTTGAAggacaatttgaaaaaaaaaatcaattttaaaaaagaataaaaaaacttgactcTAGTTAATATGCCAAATTCACAATCTAATTGTGAGATTAGGATAACCCTATATTGAAGAGATTGAATGAAACAACGGAGgttaactcttaaaaaaactaaataataaaaagtaaaattgaaaaaaaataaatgtaaagagatcataaaaaaagagtcaacTCAACTAACACGTGTCCTATTATATGAGGTtgggataacctcatataaagaaaaatagaaaaaattatgaagtttaaaccCCAATAActtaatgtcaaaaaataaaattgaaaaaaaaatcaatttttaaaaaaaccaaagagaaattaatctaatatttgaaACCTGCAACTCGGGTCATGATATCGGTTTTACCCAATATAAGACAAACATGAAAAGACCGCGAAGAAAAATTCTTAATCatccaaaattagaaaacaaaacaaatagaaatcaaaataataagaaccaaatctgatacaaaaaattaaatgaaagagaATGAtgaggggctaaattgaaaaaaaaattaaatcaagaaaacgataaaaaattaaaaaaatagcaatcaaaagaataaaaaccaaattggataaaaaaattaaatgaaataaatattgagggaaaaattgaaaaaaaaatcaagaaaatgattaaaaaataacaataaaaagaatgaggatcaaattgaataagagataaaattaaaaaaatatcttaaaatagcataagaaaaacaaataacaataaaaaaaataaagatcaaattgatacaaatacaaaatgaagggacatattttttgaaaaggtTGACATAAATTTTGAggcaatgatttaaaaaaaaagaggaaaagaaaaaaaacccatcaaagtCTAATTGTTGCTCCGCCATACACGCGCATTTGGCCACTAGTAATAGAATAGAGCGACGCTTTCCAACATCATCGTGTATAACAATGATTGATTGTTGGGAAGCAGCATGCACCATCCAAATAGTACGAGGCACTTCTCACTCGTTGGCGTGTGCGTAACAAATGccaaccatttttattttttaaaattacttttatatttatgagaagACTGAATTGCCCCTCGTTTATAACTAAAAAACcacaataaaaggaaaaaaaaaccctggacatcaatttttttttttgcttttaagaaaaatataatcatttcaCTATTCAACTAAagttttaaaagatcaaaaagccTTCAgaccatataatttttttttttaatgatttcaagagtatttaaattattgtagTGTGCATTTAAATGTGAAAGGAATGATCTGCCATCAAACaatatattaatgataaatagataatattgaaaagattattttacttttaataactagttaaataatttaattttaaaaaattaaaataattattttactatttttatctataataaTATATACACTAAGgcgttttagtttttttttttaattaatgctaATAGTCTCATcaactatttttcttaaaaactcaCTCTCGGGCCTCTGCATGAGTACACCACATAGAAGCTACATGAATTCACATTCtcgaatgaataaaaaaataaagctaatttttttatttgttttttaaaatatattaaaataatattttttatttttttaaattttatttttaatattaatacatcaagattcaaaaaaaaatttaaatatatttttttaaaatttttacaaacttcTGTTTGTACGCATTCCTGAACAAGGGCTAATAGCTCAAAAACTGGCCATGGCTGAACCCAACACCAGCTGCCCCAACACCTTTTTTTTGGTACTGATTTAAAATTTACAGAAAAAAGATGGTGCCTCGAATTAATGAAGGAGGCAAGGATGATCTATCACTCTCAGCCATTTGATATTCATGGCGGCACTAGTAGAAATCCGTCTTTCTCTTCCgtttcctctttctttctaaTAACTCCAAATCTAGTTTCAAGAAttcaaataattatgaatttaaatctatataatttagtttcttaCCCTCAATCactgagattttttatttttatttatatctacAAGTTTGTTCAAGAACTTACGGTGGATTGAGGAACAAATTTACAATAATGTTTAGATTTCAAGTCATGAAATTATTGAATATCACTTGTTCGAGAGAagcttcaatatttgattgcaATCTTAGTTTCTCTATTAATCTTTGTTTCGAGTTTTatgagaattataataaaaatgtaaGCTGATTAGTTTGTATcagtaaaattgaatttttctgtatataaaaaaacaattagagtgAGGAATGAATCTAAATTACGGACAACAATTTAAGAAGGAGGAGAAGACAAGAAGCTGATTTTGCAAATATCAATTattgcatatttgttttaatgGAAAAGGGGCCTGTTTTTGGGGTTCACATCAAGCACACaaattttgtttatgatttaTCGATCATAACGCTAAACAAGTTAGGAGGCACCAACACCCAGAGTAAGAGAATGCATGACACTGTTTTTGGAGAGCATCGAAGATCAGTAGGGTATGGAGCATGACAGAACGCATTTATCTTGTTGCTGTGGTGGAGCAGAAAGAGATAAGAAATGCAGACATCATCTCATACCTCAACTTCAACTGCTCCAATGATATTTCGTGCTTAAGAAACCAGATTGCACCGCTCATCACTCTCAAACACTTCAGCTACTCATGCATATCCTGCCTGCTTTCTGTGTTTTGAAATATGCATATGCAAACATTCTGTTAGGTGGACAAGTGGTGAAGTTATCTCCTTTTTAATTATCCAAAACAACGTTTCCTTATCCAGTTTCTGTGGGCAGTTGGGCTTTTGCACTGAAATTGAAAATCCATACGTGAACTGCAAATATTTTCATAACCACTGTTGTTTCCTTGCCAAAattcagaaaagaaaatgtgaCGTTGCCCTCAAGATGtttcaaatcattttgcatATAGGTAGACGCCAAGAAATGGGGTTTTCTTTCTCAATTGAAGCCAAGACGCCATTTTAGGAGTGTTATCAttttagagaacttgtaacTGGGATGTTATTGCAGTGCTTGCCAGGGTTCTAAATTCTTAAATGCCCTGCAGGCTCGTATTTTGGCCTGCTGTAGCCATGAACCggtatcttaattttattagcaTTTAGCCATGCAATGAATTGTTGGTACTGGAGTTCCAAATGGTGCATCTATGAGCCCACAAGGGTAACCTCCATTGTTACTCCTCCCCTTGACATCTGGCTACTGTTGCAACAATGAATTGCAGCCAACAGCcattaagataataaaatacCGACACTTTTCTGCATGAGGACATTACAGTAGATGACAAAgcaaattcaaagaaatattaGTGTTAAGCGGGATAACACAGAATAAATAACCCGATTTAGTAGAGTGGTTAGAGCAGTTGAAGAAAGAATGCCCTCtctattatctttttaatcaaCTCTAGCTTTTAGATAATAAAACCGCAGTTTGTTTATATTACAAAGCGAACACACCCACCACTCCATACCACACAAAAATCTTCTATACTACTAATTCACTAGCAATGAAGGAATCTTCACAGCCATGGAGACCATTCACAGCTAAATATTGCTGTTCAGTTGAAGACCAAACATTCTTTGGCAACTTCAGCAGGTGTAGGACATCAAAATCAGACATTTCCAAGAACATCAATGCTCCGGCACCATCATTCAGAAGATTGTCATTCTCTGATCTTAGCCGTTCTTCGTCAACACGTATTAATGAGGATCTTGCACAATCTTTTGGGCCTGActtgtttgattttcaattgaGTGAGTTACGTGCCATAACACAGAATTTTTCTAGCAATTTCTTGCTGGGAGAGGGTGGGTTTGGGACAGTGCATAAGGGTTATGTAGATGATAATTTGAGGCAAGGTTTGAAGGCTCAGGCTGTTGCTGTTAAGCTTCTTGACATTGAGGGCCTGCAAGGTCACCGTGAATGGCTggtaaacataattaattttctccTTACTGTTTTATGAATAAcactattattttcattattatatatatcatGACCAATGGGAGATTATAATCCTTACAAATATTGACTTCCGGCTACATGCatggtatttttaatttaattttctcaacTCTTTGCATAGTGGGCCTTCACCTGTTCCTCGTTGAATTTGGTACCTGGATATGATCATGGGAACAGGAATGCACAGAGCAGTACCAGACGACTTCAATTCTATGGTTGTTTGGGAAACATGATGAAAAGCAGTTTTTGCTGTGATGTTATTTGCAGATTTATGATTCATTTCTGTtgaagaaataatatttatttatctagtCTTTAATCATGTTTAGTCTCTTTTGCACACAAGACTTGTCCAAGTAATAATCCAATAAAGTTTGATTGAGCagagttttctttatttattgcaGGCGGAAGTAATATTTTTAGGGCAACTTAGGCATCCAAATTTGGTTAAATTGATTGGTTATTgctgtgaagaagaagaacgacTTCTTGTCTATGAATTTATGCCTCGAGGCAGTTTAGAGAATCACTTATTTAAAAGTGAGTCGATCAATTTTAtgctgcatatttatttttcgaGTCATGATTTACATCAACTTTCTAATTTGTGCAATTCAATCTGACTATTTCATATGGAAAAAGTCTTCTGAAAAGGCTAAACCTTTGACCTGATTCTACTTCATTggtaaaaatgaaagaaatgggGCCGTGTACAGAGAAACATTCAGGAAGACGATGAGGGGGGTTATTTACTTGGTTTTGTTTCATTCATTGACCATCACAGGGATTTCAGTGTCCTTGCCATGGAGCACGAGGTTAAAGATTGCAATAGGAGCAGCCAAGGGGCTAGCCTTCTTGCATGGCGCTGAGAAGCCTGTCATATACCGTGACTTCAAAACTTCCAATGTGTTGCTAGATTCTGTGCGTAaacatctctttcttttctcattcaGATTGGTGGataaacatcattgacatgtcaGGTTTTCTACTTGATTCTGCTGTCAGGATTTTACGGTTAAATTATCAGATTTTGGACTCGCAAAGATGGGACCTGAAGGATCAGACACGCATGTTACCACCAGAGTGATGGGGACCTATGGATATGCTGCCCCTGAATATGTCTCAACAGGTATTTTCTTGCCTCAAAGCTTTCTCTTGGGCCCATAATAGACAGGTTCTGTGATGTGTATCCAGACAAAACATTACAAGTCTGTCAGTAGCTCTAGAGAAAGCTAAAGACTATTGGGCTCAAAGCCCGATTCGAGAATCTGAATTGCATTAGCCATCATGGATagatttgaattaataaaatatatcaagaatgTGTATTATGACGTAGCAATTAATGTGAAATCTGACCATTGATAATGGCTCCTGTGAGAATGTATTACAGGACACTTGACAACAAAAAGTGATGTTTTTAGCTTTGGGGTGGTCCTACTAGAGCTGCTTACAGGGAGGAGAGCAACGGATAAATCAAGACCAAAGAGGGAGCAAAACATCATTGACTGGGCAAAACCTTACCTGACCAGCAGTCGCAGGTTGCGCTGTATTATAGATCCAAGACTTGCAGGCCAGTATTCTGTCAAGGGAGCGAAGCAAATGGCCCTGCTAGCACGACAATGCGTGAGTTTAAACCCCAAAGACAGGCCCAAAATGCCATCCATTGTCGAGACTCTTGAAGCCCTACAACATTACAAGGACATGGCTGTGGCTTGTGGGCAATCGCAAGCATCAACAAAATCTGCTACGAGAAATGGAGTTTCCTCTGGAGGAAGGTTGGAAGGTAGAGGTGCAAGTTATAGGAAATCAGCTCCAGTTATTACATCAAGCAAGAAAAcatgattaataataatatagaagGCTAAGTGTAAATTATTAGTACGTGTGTGTATGCTAATGGGATACGCTTGAAAGTTAAGGCATACGACCTGTGTAGATATTGAATATGCAAATGGTATATGTCCATGGCCAAAATACATTACTACCTAAAGTAAAATCTGATATTTATCATAGAGCATAAATATGTAATTAGTATCATTTCTGAgatatttcttcatctttctcaCTTTTCTTGCCCTTGTAGTGATAATCACTTAATCATCCaatgtttataaattaaaacaatatatctaaatttaaaaagatacccagacaaattaaatgaatttatcaatagaaacatatatatatttttattcaattattagatcaaattaaaattttacaagcaTTTTATGtagaattaattcaataaaaaagttgtttttttccaGTTATTTTCATactctttttcaaaaattaggtctgagaattttatttaattcatattttattaggCCATTTACCATTTAAAGAGTTATGTATAGCATTAGACTCAATgatattcaaaatttattaaattttccaATAGTTTAGATGTAATTCCAAGTttagtgagtttttttttggacaCCATGTCACCAAATCGAGGAACAACtctttgggggggggggggggatgaaGGTTTTCCTCACCATAAGCTTTGAGGACGGCTACTTGCTTACCATTCTCTTTCCCAAAGCATTTGGCAATGAAGAATGATATTTTTGTGATGATATTCTTGTCTATGGGATTGACTTTTCCGGTAAAcggtaaaataataaaataaaataaagaaagaagatcTTTCTATTCCACCAAACGGTAATCTACCACACATTTGGAGTATCTTAtagtaggaaaaaaaaggtacttataatataataatttactaaaaaaaaaaaaagatattaatggAGAGTCTTGCTCAAGATATAATAATCTTGGACCTCACGAAAGACAGTCTTGTTCAAAGTCAAGtgttaggttaaaaaaaaaaaacaaagtgttaGGTTCATCTCACACCTTAATTACTTAATTTCTTGTCCTCTTTGGTCTCCTTAAAATTGACCCCTAATTATTCACCTCACTATTTCTTTACAAGGGAAGAATTCCAAGTTAATTTCTAATACAGTGCTACAAAACTgatattatgaatttattttattgtatcatttttttaattaaaaaaatataaagatgttttttatgtttaataaattagAAGGCTAAGTGTAAAttattagtgtgtgtgtgtgtgtgtattaatgGGACACATTTGACAGTTAAGGCATACGCCTGGGTACATATTTAATATGCAAACGGTATATGTGCATGGCCAAAATACATTACTACCTATCTCCTGTAAAGTAAAATCTGATATTTATCACAGAACATAAATATACGTGCTTAGTATCATTTTTGAGatatagtttttagacccggtTCGGTGGCCGGCTCGGTCCAAGACcagggtttcgggttttgaccgggtcaccgggtcaattttttttaaaaaaaatcaaaacgacgtcgatttagtaaaaaaacaaacaaaaatcaatgggTTACAACTGGATTTTTACCGGGTCTTGTCGGGTCAACCCGTCAGGTCACActagattttttctttaacccgGTCCGGTTCTAGTTTCAAGTCGGCCAGATCCCAAATTAACCCGCCGAGCcagaattttaaaactatgctctGCAATGTTTATATTTCTTCATCATCTAACATTTGAACGTATAAAGAGAATGTTTATAAAGTAGATcaacatatttaaatttaaaaagatattcaaaTAAGTTAGGtgtgtgtatattttttaattcaattattatattaaattaaaattttacaaacatCTTATGTAGACTTGATTCTATAAAAAAGTTCGTTGAATAGCATTCACTGaggttattttcattttcaaatttgGTCAGAAAGTtgttgtttgagttttttttattttctatttatttttagactCTTTTCCTAAttagatttgaaaattttatttaactcaTATTTATTAGTTAATATGGTCAATTTAGTTTTCTATTTAAAGAGTGTATAGTATTTGCATTAGACTTATTgatattcaaaatttattaaatcaggATTTTTTCTACAGTTTAGTTGTAATTTCAAGGTTtgtaaatttgtgtttttttggacACCATCTCCCCAAATCGAGGAACGTTGGGTTTGAGAGTATTTTAAtcttgggtatttttttttataatttctaaacatttaaattacttaattacctcttatttcaaaaaaaaaaaaaattgttagctAAGGGTATTTTtgcatctttctttttctttgtatagATAAAACTATCTTTGCTCTTTTAGTGAAGGAGAGATGAAACATTGATTAAAggtatttaaatctttttaaataggTTTTGTAGTGAATCTTCTATGCATGGCagttaattttatcttctttcttataaagcattatttttttattcaataaaattgttaaagtATGATAACCATGTCATTGTATGGAAAGTGTCAATCTCTTTAGGTGACATACATGACACCTTCCAGTGACCAAACAAGCTATTATGTCATTGGATGTGTTGTTGCGTTATCTTCCATTAATAGCGGTGTGTATGGTTTTATGTATGGTGGTTTGTTActggttgatatttttttttattattattcttttctctcttcttcaaaaaaaaatacatgtttgttcttttttagtttgttttttcaatttcaatcattattgttttgattttttatttttatttttgatcattttataaaagttttatttgttttcaatttcaatttggcatatttatttttcctatttgtttcttattgttttgatttttgagtttttttctttacctatttgtgaattgtatttttttcaatttagtcttcaattctaattttttttatctataatatttttcaatttgtcattcttcttttaatttttaattttttctttttccctttatCAACATTCCGGTGGGTTTTAGTTTTGTCTTTTAGtctaagtttatttattttttgtttttaatttggtcctcatacttttattttgtttttcataatgttaatattttttattttcaatttaatcttccGATCAAAGAATTGCTcgtgtcttttattttttttatttccacccttaatcttttaattgttatattttattttaaatccttttgtgtaattgattttttccttaattttataattcaacaattgatttatTGAGGACTTGACTTCTTAGTTTTCTTATGGATGGTGCTTCCGATGTGATGATCTGTGTCACgagtttttaaagttatttatagAATAACTTTTAAACCCGACCCGATAGTTAATTTAGGGCAAGACACGAGTTAAGTGGGTTGACTCAAGTCAGGTTGTTTGACCCAagtcaactcttttttttataaacatataaaaatgatattattttaaaaaaaaagaaaaaaaaagaaaaaatggtttttaataGGTTTGTCCAGGCTAATTAGGTTGCAAGTTAACCCTATTTTTTGATCATATTAGACCAGGtcaatcatttttctatttttgttggaACCCCACCTAGTCTAGATCCTGAATCGCCTCAGTCACAAGTCAAACTACCAGGTCGGGTTGGGTTTAAATAGGttatttataaagttatctcaatcttcTTATTAAGGCTATAGGTTTTAAGAGTTAACCTGAGATTATTCACCTTTTATTGCCAAACTTATATGTTTATCACGTAGCATCGGGTTTGCTTAAattgaggtttttttcttttcttttatttaattacatgcttCATATGGATTTTCTCCAAGTTATCATtgccatttttttaataaaaaattgtttaccATCGTTGCTAATTCTTTTATCAtgtcattaaaataaaaccagccTTTTCAACCCGTTCAAGGTTATACTGTGGcgctcattctttttatttttttgtccttttgttaatttttttgtgttcttaatttaaccctccaatcaAAGAATTGTTATCAACTTCtaacttttattttgatttttaccctcattcttttaattattttttttcttatagattctttaatgtaattgatttttcttccttaatttcatctttcaacatttgatttgttaagaattgaagttctctattttttcatgtatggtACTTCCGTTCTAATAATATGTGCCACGAGTTTTAAAAGTTATCTATCATATACTTTTCAAGCCAAACCCGAGGATCAACCTGTAGCAAGTCTCGAGTTTGGTTGATTGACTTGGATTAACTTGAAtgaaccattttttattttataaaatgtaaaaatgacatttttttttaaatgaaaaaaggcAATGAATTTTGTTAGGTTTTCTCATGAGCCCaactttttgttctttctttaaaatacacTTGCGACATTTT from the Populus nigra chromosome 1, ddPopNigr1.1, whole genome shotgun sequence genome contains:
- the LOC133681027 gene encoding probable serine/threonine-protein kinase PBL15 — protein: MKESSQPWRPFTAKYCCSVEDQTFFGNFSRCRTSKSDISKNINAPAPSFRRLSFSDLSRSSSTRINEDLAQSFGPDLFDFQLSELRAITQNFSSNFLLGEGGFGTVHKGYVDDNLRQGLKAQAVAVKLLDIEGLQGHREWLAEVIFLGQLRHPNLVKLIGYCCEEEERLLVYEFMPRGSLENHLFKRISVSLPWSTRLKIAIGAAKGLAFLHGAEKPVIYRDFKTSNVLLDSDFTVKLSDFGLAKMGPEGSDTHVTTRVMGTYGYAAPEYVSTGHLTTKSDVFSFGVVLLELLTGRRATDKSRPKREQNIIDWAKPYLTSSRRLRCIIDPRLAGQYSVKGAKQMALLARQCVSLNPKDRPKMPSIVETLEALQHYKDMAVACGQSQASTKSATRNGVSSGGRLEGRGASYRKSAPVITSSKKT
- the LOC133675781 gene encoding uncharacterized protein LOC133675781, whose amino-acid sequence is MADFGFLSDTDDSAVDELVSQTQELCVLEQVSKINCSGFTDSVLPADLETRFHKLKSFPPTKSKTPTTNKSLSRSNTDMNIISVKGKKDDDGSFSDSEKGENFSSEEQNPGEKMGSLKGQNEVFLDNKENPQWKSGLEKEMKSGSVSSPPSKSSMEEEIFSPKKENSDGKGGLKKKSLHGSDHSNSWVEDVIFSPSKQKPERKMSMKSKSKFGSSNSSNSLMDSPSPPRKVGCFWCSPKKKQSKESLGLDWESNNLDEYLSDLSTFSVKEQQKRLKKAMKEQEKMSKEAEKIVKWAKQASARMSFHDTDDVLSDDEIAK